The region taCTGCTCTGATATAAGCTTTATATGCAGTATAAATAATATTGgatataaaaaattcaagcttATGTCTCATGAATTGAAAAGGAATCAAGCTTTGCAACTTTTGGGTTATTAAAATAAGTAGTAATTAGATTTAATAGATTtgaatttttcattcaatttaaaatcataataaatttaaaatttaaaattcaaattttttttattaaaatttcaaattaatcagATAagctttaaaaattaattaaccaatttaaacgagatttttgttttagttgttattaaaatgaaataatataatttattttaattaaaaaacatttttataaatatttattccaTGGTTTTTGTTgggatataaatataaatatttatatttaaaaaagttaCCAAACAGGTCCCAATTTGAATCTCCCCTGTCAAATTTTCGTATTCCAATTCCTATAGTAGATCGATCTTCCAAGTTTGAATCCTGGACTGAGCTTAACAAgcagagagaaaaaagaaaagaaatggcaGCAAAACAAATGGAGGAAATTCAAAGAAAACTATCGATGTTAAATTACCCTCGAGCCAATGCTCCAGCTCAGTCTCTTCTCTTTGCCGGCATGGAACGATACGCTCTTCTTGAATGGCTCTTTTTCCGGTAATTTCAATTCCAGaacttatttttttgaaattgtgaattttttttgCTTCGTATTTTAATTTGGGTTGAATTCAGGTTGTTAGGGGATAAGTCACCGTTTTCACAACAAAATCTGCAAGGGGATGCTATGGATCGTGATGAAGAAACTTCTAGAATCCAATGTAAAGTTCATTCTCTCTTGAATTTACCTTTCTTTATCAGTTCTTTTTGGGATTTGGGttgtgtttgttttattttttgtttgtttgtttttgggAAAAATGTTAAATTTGCAGATTTGGCTGAGATTGCGAAATTTTTGGGGATTACTACTACAATCGATACTGAAGTTATCCAAGTAAGCTAACTTTGATTCTAAGTTACTATTTTTAGAGGCTCTGTTTGATACTTTGCTTTCCTTCTCTGAAAGTTGCCCAAAAAGAATGCAAAGTAAtgcttttatatgaaagtagaacAAATCAGGCCTTTTGTTATCCACAATTTGGAATTTTagattttagttattaaaaaatattatttacttttttttttatctgaATGCCTACTTTGATCTTTGGCTTCTGTAAACTTTACATGATTAATTGAAGCTATGATATATAAGTAGTTGTGACATTAGTGCTGGATTCAGCCCTAGTATTAATGTGGCATTTTGCATCTTGTTCTCTGAAGAGAGACACCAAGGGATCAAGTTCCTAATGATgttaaaatgttatgttttgggCAGCTGACATTTTAAATCTGTAGTTTTTGGCCCCCTCTAATATGGGTTTTTGATGACACCTTATGTCCTAAATGAATGTGAGGTTGGTTGGATGTGGTTGGTTTGGAGATGAATTAAACCAACAATACACACTTGCACCTTTTGCCCTCTAactatttaacaaaaaatttccTTGCAGTGTTACGAGACATTGACGTTTTTGAGAAAGTACTGAGAAGTATAGAGGCTGATCTCTTAAGTTGTTCAATGAATGTCTCAACGGAAAAATGGAATTAGTGTTGATTATGACTGTAATTGGATACATCCTATGTCATTTATCGTTTGTTCTTGTTTGTATAGCACATCTGGAACTTTGTATTTCGACGTTTTGGCTCAAACAATAACATGGTTCTTTCCAGGGTCGAGGAAGCTACGAAGATCGAACTGAAATGCTTCGCCTTATTGTTGATCTGGTGGAGGCAAGCATATGTGCAGATAATCCAGAATGGAGGTACGAATGATAAGGAGTTCGAATTTGGTTTGAATTACTTTAATTCTCTAATGAGAAATTGATTTCCTTATGTTTTATATCATTATTTGTTTCAGTCATTGTTTTCAAGTTTAGTCTGGTAtcatagtattattattattttttctcccAAATTCTGCTTTACATTTGTTTGCAGTGTGGATGAGCAGGTAGCAAAGGACATACAACTAATAGATGCTATTGCTGAGAAACAAGCCCTGATATTCTCCGAGGAATGCAAGTTGTTCCCTGCAGATGTGCAGATTCAATCCATATATCCGTTGTAAGCAGTGCTTTCACCTTATTAGCGTCTACATGTTTACTTGATTATGTTTTTCTTGTTTCTCTTCTATTTGCAGTACTATTTAATATAAATGTAAACTTTCACTTTCCTCCTTTTgagctttgattttctttcaactgATCTTTGATCATAAAAGCCCTAGACTCATCTGAAGGTGATTGTCCAGTAATTGTCAATATGTTCCCCTGTCTGTTGCTGAGGATCATCTTCAAGCTGCTTTGCCAGAGAGCTGGTATTTATTGCCATGATAAAATACTCAGCTCTCAATCCCTAATGTGTGATTGAGCCCGGGTgtggctttttttttctttttttttctctcttttagcATTTCCTGACAGGACCATGTCATATTGCCATCATACACTCATAGTAGTCAACATTTCTTGGGACTAGTGCTGCAAAGTGGGGCTTCTCTTAGTACACGTATCTAGGGTCTACTTGAACCAAAACATGAAATTGTCATATGTCATGGACTTTTGGATTATAGAACTAATTTCCTGTTAGTCCAACAATGCTACTGGCCTCCTGCCTCCTTTAATTAAGTTTGTTTGCAGACCTGATGTTTCTGAGTTGGAGTCAAAGCTTACAGAACAGTCCAAGATTCTCTCAAATCTTCAGCAAAAAGTTGATGACTTGGCATCAAAGGTTTAAACTTGCTCCTTATATAGCTCATAGTTTACTATGTTTTTCAAATTCAATGTCTGTGTTTGTTTAACCTCATGTTTCTTTTACTaattacctattttgtttcttttatttaatttaaattttttcctcTTTCTAGCATGCTTACAACCCTGATGAGGAGTATACGGAGGTGGAATCGAAACTGCGGGCACAATTGGAATCTTTTCTTGAAACTGCAAGATCATTCAATATGATTTACACCAAGGTTCTGCTTGCTGTCGCTTTTAGTTGATaagcttttatatatttattctcAGTTATCTCCTATTCTGAGAACAGTCAATTGAAAGATCTTGCTACATGTATGTCTTAATTCAATGTACTCTTTTTCTTTATGCTCTTGACATTGTGTAATGACATAACATGGGATGATGTTGCCAAACGCCATTTAGGTGGGTTTGTAGGTTACTTTGTCGATTTTTAGGTAatagaattttttgttttgatgTCTCGAATTCTTAGAAAGAAGGTTATTTAAGGAACACCTTTTGGTATAATTTCCAATGTCtaaatggttgaattttgatCGACTTCAACAGCACTTTGGATCTGATCCTAGAGCTTAGCTTAGTGGTTTATATAGCTACCCTTTGAGAGGTGGCATCCAATAGGTTTTGTGTTCAAATCCCAGCATATGCTACGCCTTCCCCTATTCCCAGGCTATGGCCTTCTTTGTATCAAAAGAAATGACACTTTGGATCTGCTCAAATCCTTATTCTAGCATGTATTCTTATATATCATCCATTTGATGTGTTCTTCACTTCATATGATCATCTATTGCCCTAGAATTTCTCTGTAGAacattttttatatctttttatgtATGTCTGTGCATATTTTTTGAATCATATAGAATTTGAATGTTTTCATTATAGGAAATTCGTCCCTGGACACACATGATGGAGGTACCACAACTTCATGGGTTTGGGCCTGCTGCCAATCGCTTGTTGGAGGCTTACAAGATGCTTTTAAAGGTATCTCACTGCTGATTCTATCATAGTCCTAACTCATGTAATGTGtaggaaatgatttttttttcaacttctttcataagcTTAGCTATATAAACAAGTCAAATGCTTGTCTTTTGTTCAAACATCTGCCCCTATTTCCCTGTTCTTCTCTTTCCATGTTGCCTATACTGTTTTGGAAGACAGTTTTG is a window of Gossypium hirsutum isolate 1008001.06 chromosome D08, Gossypium_hirsutum_v2.1, whole genome shotgun sequence DNA encoding:
- the LOC121219977 gene encoding AUGMIN subunit 7, which encodes MAAKQMEEIQRKLSMLNYPRANAPAQSLLFAGMERYALLEWLFFRLLGDKSPFSQQNLQGDAMDRDEETSRIQYLAEIAKFLGITTTIDTEVIQGRGSYEDRTEMLRLIVDLVEASICADNPEWSVDEQVAKDIQLIDAIAEKQALIFSEECKLFPADVQIQSIYPLPDVSELESKLTEQSKILSNLQQKVDDLASKHAYNPDEEYTEVESKLRAQLESFLETARSFNMIYTKEIRPWTHMMEVPQLHGFGPAANRLLEAYKMLLKFLGNLRNLRDSHAALAVGSSETVAGEPSPVTRIISECESALTSLNCDLGILSASIAREKAMQGQQVNF